The genomic segment ATGCCGAAGCGGATCCCCACGCGGCGCTGCAGGCGGCTGTCTCTCGTCCTGGCCCGGCGCTGGTCCACGTGCGTATCGACCCAGAACAAAAAGTGTACCCGATGGTGCCGCCGGGAGCGGCAAATACTGAAATGGTGGGGGAATAAGCTATGCAAAAACAATGTGATAACGTCATTCTGGAACTCACCGTTCGCAACCACCCCGGCGTAATGACCCACGTCTGCGGGCTATTTGCCCGTCGCGCGTTTAATGTTGAAGGCATACTTTGTCTGCCGATACAGGGCAGCGAGCATAGCCGCATCTGGCTGCTGGTTAATGATGACCAGCGCCTGGAACAGATGATGGCGCAGATAGATAAGCTACAGGATGTCACCAACGTGGTGCGTAACCAGTCCGATCCCACCATGTTTAACAAAATTGCGGTGTTCTTCGAGTAAACCGCTTTGCCTGATTAGCCCGGTAGCGACCGGGCTTTTTCGTCTCTTTCCCCGACCTTTACTCCGCTTTACACACTTGCCACGCAGCATGCTCTACAGTGTTTTTTGCTGCCGCCTTTCGTGCAGCCTTAGCCCCTTTTGCTAACGGAGAGCTTGCATGTTGACCCGACGATTGTCCTGCCTTGCACTATTGATGGCGCTGGCATCCCCCGCGATGGCCGCGGACGCCCCTGCCTACGGTGAAAAGCTGGAAGGTTTTGACTACGGCTGGCCGGTAAAACACATTACCTTTACCTCTCAAAATCAGTCTCTGGATATGGCTTACCTGGACGTAAAGCCGGAAAAACCCAACGGCCGCACCGTGGTGTTGATGCACGGTAAAAACTTCTGCGCCGGCACCTGGGGCGGCACGATCCGCGCGCTTTCAGCCAGCGGATATCGGGTGATCGCACCCGACCAGATCGGCTTCTGTAAATCCACCAAGCCGGAGCGGTATCAGTACAGCTTCCAGCAACTGGCGGATAACACCCACGCGCTGCTGAAATCGCTCGGCGTCGATCGCGTCACGGTGATCGGGCACTCGACCGGCGGCATGCTGGCAACCCGCTACGCGTTGATGTGGCCGCAGCAGGTGGAACAACTGGTAATGGTGAACCCGATTGGTCTGGAGGACTGGAAAGCGCGCGGCGTGCCGCATATCACCGTCGATCAATGGTATCAGCGCGAGCTGAAAGTCAGCGCCGACGGCATTCGTCAGTATGAGAAAAATACTTACTACGCCGGGGAGTGGAAGCCGGAATACGAGCGCTGGGTCACCATGCTCGCCGGGCTGAATAACGGCCCAGGCAAAGCGCGTGTAGCCTGGAACTCGGCGCTACTGTACGACATGATCTATACCCAGCCGGTTATCTATGAATTTAGCGAGCTGAAGATGCCGGTATTATTGATGATCGGCACGAAGGACAACACCGCCATCGGTAAAGACCTCGCCCCACCGGCGATCCGCAAGACGCTCGGCAACTACGCGGTACTGGGAAAAGAGACGGAGAAACGCATTCCGCACGCGACGCTGGTCGAGTTTAACGACATGGGCCACGCGCCGCAGATGCAGGATCCTGAGCGCTTTCACGAGGCGTTGCTCAAAGGGCTTCAGGCGCGCTGACTCGTCTCCAGCAACAGCCCGCGCAGCCATATCTGCGCGGGGTTGTCGCGCCTGGCGTGCAGCTTTTTTTCAGCAAGCTTAGCGCCAGCGTGCGTTTCTCGCTATGATGAGCAGCTATTCTAAGGAGAACGCATGGTCTGGATAATGCTGGCAACGCTTGCCGTGGTGTTTGTGGTTGGGTTTCGCATTCTTACCTCGGATTCTCGCCGTGCGATCAAACGGTTAAGCGAGCGACTGGGGGTGCCCCTGGTTCCGGTTGAGTCCATGATTGACCAGTTCGGGAAAACATCCGGAAACGAGTTTATCCGCTACCTTGAGCGCCCCGACGAGGCCCACCTGCAAAATGCCGCTCAGGTAGTGTTGATCTGGCAGGTTTGTATCGTTAACGGCAGCGAAGAGAATCTACACGCCTGGCACCGACTGCTGCGAAAAGCCCGTCTTGCCGCGCCAATCACTGACGCGCAGATCCGTCTTGCGCTCGGTTTTATGCGCGAAATGGAACCCGATCCCCAGGAACTTAACGCCTTCCAGTTGCGCTATAACCAGCTCTTCCTGCCGGAAGAGGGCGTGATTTATCTGCACTGATAACTTCAAAAAACTGCAAAAGTTGTCAAATCGTTAAATTCGTCACACTTTTGATGATAAACTGCGCGACTTTTCCGCCCGTTTTTTATCTCAGGTGATGCCATGACAGAACATATCTAACCCACGACCCCACCGCAGGCCAAAGAGGTTTCTCGCCCCAACTGGTCGGCGGTTTTCTCCGTGGCGTTTTGCGTTGCCTGCCTGATTACCGTAGAGTTTTTGCCGGTGAGTCTGCTGACGCCGATGGCGCAGGATCTGGGTATTTCCGAGGGCGTTGCCGGGCAGTCCGTGACCGTCACCGCCTTCGTGGCGATGTTCGCCAGCCTGTTTATCACCCAGGCGATCGGCGCCATTGACCGTCGCAAAGTGGTCATTCTGTTCAGCGTGCTGCTAACGCTCTCCTGCCTGCTGGTCTCGTTCGCTGAAAGCTTCACCCTGCTGTTGCTCGGCCGCGCCTGTCTGGGGTTAGGGCTCGGCGGCTTCTGGGCGATGTCGGCCTCGCTCACCATGCGCCTGGTGCCCGCGCGTACGGTGCCTAAAGCGCTCTCCGTCATCTTCGGCGCGGTCTCTATCGCGCTGGTGATTGCCGCGCCGCTGGGCAGCTTCCTCGGCGGGATTATCGGCTGGCGTAACGTGTTCAACGCGGCGGCGGTGATGGGGCTCCTGTGCATTATCTGGTTATGGAAAGCGCTACCGTCTCTGCCGGGTGAAGCGGCGCACCACAAACAGAACATGTTCGCGCTGCTGAAACGCCCTGGTGTGATGGCGGGGA from the unidentified bacterial endosymbiont genome contains:
- a CDS encoding alpha/beta fold hydrolase — encoded protein: MLTRRLSCLALLMALASPAMAADAPAYGEKLEGFDYGWPVKHITFTSQNQSLDMAYLDVKPEKPNGRTVVLMHGKNFCAGTWGGTIRALSASGYRVIAPDQIGFCKSTKPERYQYSFQQLADNTHALLKSLGVDRVTVIGHSTGGMLATRYALMWPQQVEQLVMVNPIGLEDWKARGVPHITVDQWYQRELKVSADGIRQYEKNTYYAGEWKPEYERWVTMLAGLNNGPGKARVAWNSALLYDMIYTQPVIYEFSELKMPVLLMIGTKDNTAIGKDLAPPAIRKTLGNYAVLGKETEKRIPHATLVEFNDMGHAPQMQDPERFHEALLKGLQAR
- the ilvN gene encoding acetolactate synthase small subunit translates to MQKQCDNVILELTVRNHPGVMTHVCGLFARRAFNVEGILCLPIQGSEHSRIWLLVNDDQRLEQMMAQIDKLQDVTNVVRNQSDPTMFNKIAVFFE
- a CDS encoding DUF1198 domain-containing protein, whose product is MVWIMLATLAVVFVVGFRILTSDSRRAIKRLSERLGVPLVPVESMIDQFGKTSGNEFIRYLERPDEAHLQNAAQVVLIWQVCIVNGSEENLHAWHRLLRKARLAAPITDAQIRLALGFMREMEPDPQELNAFQLRYNQLFLPEEGVIYLH